From the Theobroma cacao cultivar B97-61/B2 chromosome 2, Criollo_cocoa_genome_V2, whole genome shotgun sequence genome, one window contains:
- the LOC18609627 gene encoding protein SDA1 homolog, protein MVLLAGVLPEPLSASGRSSEKLNLPSLQSKMKTDPEGYETELHLIHSQFNSALELFQQQAALNFSSITGVGADPTVAKDLSDRAMFLSHVTPFYPKQLAEFPSDLAAFLKSSARTLPSGLRFHVTQALILLVNRKIIDIKDTLSLFMELQTLGDRNLRKLAFSHVVHSIRRMNKNHKNEAKNRPLQNILFALLQQEDEARAKRSLITLCELHRRKVWFDDRTANAICMACFHSSSRIMIAALSFLLDYEKIENDDDDSDASSSEDEMTQKPQVVISKEAVYKAHHKGTAASKKKKKAKLQRAIRTMKRQQRLSSETSTSSYYSPLNHLKDAQGFVEKLFSRLQTCNERFEVKMMMLKVIARTVGLHHLILLNFYPFLQRYVQPHQKDITNLLAAAVQACHDMVPPDAVEPLFKQIVNQFVHDRSRPEAIAVGMNVIREICLRMPLLMTEDLLQDLALYKKSHEKAVSAAARSLITLFREVCPSLLVKKDRGRPVDPKARPRAYGEVNVLSNVPDIELLEHEDEIDGSRDDENSDDAASISSDDGNENSDGEESQYTAEDGSEDEDIVDEEDDENDSIDEDESDIGDADEEDNDDEDKVETEEVEAEEDDDYEEVTDSSRPSDGAGDGGNEDKTSKASKRKLSDFEGQLIAADTSLRALKRLAEAKMSHTSSDSTDGILSDEHFRRIKELKAKKEAKTALARQGFKIPSSDQLSFKRVDPAKLEAHVRLRLSKEERLALVKAGREDRGQYQARTAVKQKKTGGLSNRQKEHKKVMPFAAKKAKAQRSRQEKGKKRQRSGKQFRGKKVWK, encoded by the exons ATGGTGTTGCTGGCCGGTGTCCTGCCGGAGCCTCTGTCCGCGTCGGGTCGGAGCTCCGAGAAGCTGAATCTACCGTCTCTCCAATCTAAAATGAAAACCGACCCAGAGGGGTACGAAACGGAGCTCCATCTCATCCACAGTCAATTCAATTCCGCTCTCGAGCTCTTCCAGCAGCAAGCGGCTCTCAACTTCTCCTCCATTACTGGCGTCGGTGCGGACCCAACCGTCGCCAAGGACCTCAGTGATCGTGCCATGTTCTTGTCCCATGTCACGCCGTTTTATCCCAAGCAGCTCGCCGAGTTCCCCTCCGATCTGGCCGCGTTTCTCAAATCATCAGCGCGGACTCTTCCCTCGGGGCTTAGATTCCACGTCACCCAAGCCCTCATTCTTCTCGTTAATCGGAAG ATTATTGATATAAAGGACACTCTATCACTGTTCATGGAGTTACAGACACTAGGAGATAGGAATTTGAGGAAATTAGCATTTTCTCATGTTGTTCATAGTATCAGAAGAATGAATAAAAATCATAAGAACGAGGCTAAGAATCGCCCCCTCCAGAATATCTTGTTTGCATTATTGCAG CAAGAAGATGAAGCAAGAGCGAAAAGGTCTCTTATTACTTTATGTGAACTTCATCGAAGAAAGGTTTGGTTTGATGACAGAACAGCAAATGCTATTTGTATGGCATGTTTTCACTCATCATCCAG AATAATGATTGCTGCACTTTCGTTTCTCCTTGATTATGAGAAGattgaaaatgatgatgatgatagtgaTGCTTCAAGTAGTGAAGATGAAATGACACAAAAACCTCAAGTTGTCATCAGCAAAGAAGCTGTCTACAAG GCACACCATAAGGGCACAGCTGCTagcaagaagaaaaagaaagcaaaattaCAACGTGCTATTCGTACCATGAAAAGGCAGCAACGCCTGTCATCAGAAACTAGCACTTCTAGTTATTATTCACCCCTAAACCATCTAAAAGATGCTCAG GGATTTGTTGAAAAGCTATTTTCTCGCCTTCAAACCTGCAATGAACGATTTGAG GTTAaaatgatgatgttgaaagtGATTGCTAGAACAGTTGGACTTCACCATTTGATATTACTAAATTTCTATCCGTTCCTTCAGAGATATGTTCAG CCTCACCAAAAAGATATCACTAATTTACTTGCAGCAGCGGTTCAGGCATGTCATGACATG GTTCCTCCTGATGCAGTTGAGCCATTATTCAAACAAATAGTAAATCAATTTGTACATGACCGTTCACGTCCAGAG GCCATTGCTGTTGGAATGAACGTGATAAGGGAAATATGTTTGCGCATGCCATTG TTGATGACTGAAGATTTGCTGCAAGATCTTGCATTGTATAAAAAATCACATGAGAAAGCAGTTTCAGCAGCAGCTCGCTCACTAATTACTTTGTTTAGAGAG GTTTGCCCTTCACTACTGGTTAAGAAAGATCGTGGACGCCCAGTGGACCCTAAGGCAAGACCAAGGGCATATGGAGAAGTCAATGTCCTTAGCAATGTTCCTGACATTGAATTATTGGAACATGAAGATGAAATTGATGGCAGTAGGGATGATGAAAATAGTGATGATGCTGCATCTATAAGTTCTGATGATGGCAATGAAAACAGTGACGGTGAAGAAAGCCAGTATACTGCAGAAGATGGAAGTGAGGATGAGGACATAGTggatgaagaagatgatgagAATGATAGTATTGATGAGGACGAGAGTGATATTGGTGATGCTGATGAGGAGGACAATGATGATGAGGACAAGGTTGAGACAGAGGAGGTGGAAGCTGAAGAGGATGATGACTATGAAGAAGTTACTGATTCTTCTAGGCCTAGTGACGGTGCTGGAGATGGTGGAAATGAAGATAAAACGTCAAAAGCAAGTAAGAGAAAATTGTCTGATTTTGAGGGACAACTTATTGCTGCTGATACAAGTCTTCGAGCTTTAAAGAGGTTGGCAGAAGCAAAGATGAGCCATACTTCATCAGACTCAACAGATGGTATTCTTTCTGATGAGCATTTCCGAAGGATCAAGGAACTTAAG gcTAAGAAGGAAGCAAAGACTGCTTTGGCTCGACAAGGGTTTAAGATTCCAAGTTCTGATCAACTGAGTTTTAAACGAGTGGATCCTGCAAAGCTTGAA GCCCATGTTCGACTCAGGCTTAGCAAGGAGGAAAGACTGGCATTAGTCAAAGCCGGAAGGGAGGACAGAGGGCAGTACCAGGCTCGAACCGCTGTAAAACAGaaaaag ACGGGTGGTCTAAGCAACCGTCAGAAAGAACACAAGAAGGTTATGCCGTTTGCTGCAAAGAAGGCCAAGGCTCAAAGGTCTCGACAAGAGAAAGGTAAGAAGAGGCAACGTTCTGGCAAACAGTTCCGTGGGAAGAAAGTGTGGAAATGA